In Panicum virgatum strain AP13 chromosome 5K, P.virgatum_v5, whole genome shotgun sequence, the genomic window AGCATATAGCAATATATCGAGCAGTTTTTTCCTTAATAAATAGTATGTTTGATGGTGGGATCGGAAAACTGCAGACTCCATCGCTCACCTCACCGCAAAGTCCTTCAAAGAAATTCTTTACATCTAATTGAGTAACCTAAATGACAAAGAGGCAAATGATGTCACAAAGCATCTAATTTAATGAAATTACCTTCAGACCTAGCCCCCAAGATCCAGGATCCCAAAATATGAAGTATCAATGAAAAAACAAATAAGTGAAAGACGATAAAGTACATGGAGTAGAAGGAGATGGGTACCATTTTATCTATGTTTGTACAATAGACAGTTCGCATAACCATTTCCTTCTCATCTTCCGTCTATGGAACAAGACAAACACAACACCAGTATTAGCATATTGTGGAATAGTATACTACTTAATGGTATCAGGACATGAAATAAGTGCAAGACTGCTCACTCTGGGAAGAAACTTTGGATTAACAGGTAAGATAGCTGTCTTTGAAGGCAAGACTCTAACAGGGTAGAAACCAAAAATTGTCCCTCCAAGGTTAAGTGCAGTTCTTGCACCCTCTACAGAGTACAGACAATGGAACTCAAAATTCATAAAGAAAGATTTATTACAGAAAGAAAAAATGTTATTAGAGTACTAGGTCAATAAATAATACCCTCATCAGAGAACTCAATAAATGCAAACCTAAGAACTGAGTGGGGATCACCACAAATTCTGCAATCAACAacctaagagagagagagagagagagttagctATCACGTATTTGGAAATCAGCAGCTGATAAATTTTCAGTTGTGAACGTTTGTGgcagcatttttttttaaaaagtatATTTTCGACGGGGAATCTTTAATAACTAAAGAAGTTACATTTAGAAGTGAAAAAACACAGAACAGTAAATATGATCACTTAGTAGACTCTACTTGATAACTTTGGTTGACCAAGACAAGCAATAAAGCAGTGCAATTTCATATTTGCAGGACACAAGTACCAGTACAAATCAATATTTCCAGATGAAATAACTTACTTGCCCACAGGTAGGCAGGTAGCAAAGATATCAGCAAGTCTCTCCTCCGTCACCTACAAGATGGTCAACATCATTAGATCTTACAAAAATCCGAGAATATATAATACATAGCAATGCATGCTCAGGTAGGTAACCATCAACTACTCACTGCATGGTCAAGTTCAGATACATAAACAGTTCGCCTAATGCTGTCTTCTCTTTCTGTTCGCCTCACCCGATCATTtgccctcctccttccttggTTGATGTATCCATTCCACCTCTGGGAATTACAACAGCAACAAAAAACACTCCTTCAACTTACATCGTACTTCTCAATGGGATCACAGAATCCAATATTTGCTCTTACAAACAGCTGATCATCTAGCAAGTCCTATGGGAATATGGAATAAAACAAATAAAGAAGCAATCTTGGGAAAGTATCACAAAATTGAAAAACTGAATTTAACATTGACCAAAGATTTGAAATTAAGTTTTGTCCCATATCATTATGTCTAAAAGTTCAGTATGGGTATTGAATCGAGCTTTTCAAACTTCAGATTTCCTACATTGATAATTGCAGGACAATGAACGGATCAGTGAGGTCCGGCTGTAGGTAGAGCGCTCCAGGGCCTTCTGAAAAAATCGGTGGATGAGGTCGGTCCTCCTAACCGGATGGGCTGCCAACGTTTTAGGTAGTGTCTGGTTCAAACATTCCCATGTCTCGGTTCTCTGCAAAAACTAGCTAGTGTGCTTCTTCACAGGAATATACTACTACATTGCTACTGAAGTTGAAGCATGGAAAGTGATTGTTAACTGTAAATCAGTGGATTCCTGCAGACTGAGGGCATGTACAACGCGGCCGTAGCTGCCGTCTGTATCTGTTTTTTTCCCGTTTCGAGACGGTCCAGCGAGCAGACGCGCGGTGCCATCCTCCCGCGAGGCGACGACACTGGCTCGTTCTCCGATGATTTATCGTCAGCTCGACTCGCGTTGTACGGTGCCGCCTCCAATTACCGACGGCGCGATGGATCCCatgctccagcagcctcagttcGCGCCTCGCTCGCCAAAATCAACCCTTGACAGGAAGtcttcccgccgccgctgcccaaaTCTTCCCTATTTCCATCCCCTCCCCACCAAATCCCAGCAACGATGGCAGCCCTGCTTTGGCCGCCGCATGGTCCACCGGCGGCCCTACCTTCGCCGCTGCCCCAAGCTTCCCGGCCACCCCAAAGTCAACTGGCACCTTCTCCGGCACTCCAAGCACTATGGGCCCGTTCACCATGGCTcaacctcctcctccatggatGCATGTTGCAACTTCAGATCCGTCAGAATGGTAACTTTCTGACAATTTTTGTTTGCAGCTtcccaattgcaatgatataTTCAGgtgaaataaagaaaagaagtCTACAGATATTCAGGTATGTTTCTTCAAAGTTCATTCTCGTTGTTCATGTGTGTCGTGTTGGTGGTTGCTATAGCACTGAACTGCTAGTCACATTGATCTTACTGATCTGTTCTCCTTTTTCGGCAGGGAGAATGATCCAattccagcaggtgccttgaaGCTCTGCACCTTTCTAATACTGTTGTGCTCTGCTTGCTGCTCTGCTCTactccgcatactctgtatgcCTGTGTATGTGAACACGGACAGCCGTGCCTTGTGTATGTGCTCTCTGTTGTTTTATTTCCTACTTACAACAAAAAGGCATACAAAGATCCAATTTAGGCTTGATCACTTTATATTATGTGTCCATCCTTGTATTAAATAACTTACTTACAGACACTCCACTGTACAGGTTGTCTTTACTGTTGTCTGTGTGCTGTATTCAACTACATACAGCAAACCGTCTATGGGTTGTACATGCCCTGATACCCTTCAATCGCAGTTGCAGTGTTTTTCGTCCCTTCAAATATCGGAATGCAATCAGCCAATGGACTACTGAACTGTAAATCCTAGTAGCAGACTTTGCTGTCTTCGCTCTGTGCCTGTAGCAAAACGGTGTGTGTCAGCAGCGACCATATATAGTGAAGTCGTGAGTACTAGAAAGACTCGCGCGGCTTTGCCGCGCCCTTCCTCGAGGCCCAGTTCAGGATTTAAAAATACCAATGATGCTCATAACATCGATATATGGTCAATGGAGCAGGCAAGGTCTTGGAAACCTGTATTGGTCTTTTGACCTTAAGTTGCTAGTGGTACCATCGGTATTCATTGGTATTCTTTAGACTGCTGTAATTCTAGGCGACGGTGATTTGTATAACTTAAATCATCAATACAATAAGAAATTTTAATGTACTACCATAGCAGGAGATTTAGGTTTGAACATTCAAAGGAAGGAAAATTTTCTCACAAGCTGAATACAATAGCTTGCATAGAGGATACAACAGCCTCTTAGCGAAGTCATGTTCTTTTGTTCAAAATTATAGATTGTTGGATAAGGGCATGCAAGTTTGCCTCGGCACAGGTCATCGTCCCACAATCTATCATTGATCAGCCATTGTAGAAACAAGCAAGAGTGACAAATTTGTCAGTTGTCATACCTGAGCAGCCTCCTACTTGCTATGTATGGATAATTACGAATCAGTACATAGTAATTAGAGAATTTGTCAGTCATCCATTGACAATTTCATAACTAAGTACATTGTTCCATCATTCTGGAGGAGCTAATTTGTTCTCTTAAGGCTTGCTCTTCTTGGGACACCTTTGTACTTCCACTTCAGATTTTAACTTTGAACATGTAAAGTTGGATCTGAATAATACAATTTCATGGATTCAGGCCAAACAACCGTGTAACATCTAAAATAATCTTCTGCCAGCACATATAGTATATGCTATAAAGACATCCTTCTAGTATTAATATTATGTAAATCATCTAGTATCAACCAGgtcaggcaacattcatacaatGTGCAGATCAACAAGTGGTACCTGATAATGAACTCACAAAGAATAATTGATGCATCTGTTACATGACAAAGAATTGATGCATCAGTTACATGAGGCTCAAGATAGCGAAAACTGAAATGTGTGGTGACATCAGAAGTTTAGCAATTTGTTTTTACCATGCATACATTATGCATATGGAAGGTATTGCCAAATGGTTACTGCCACTCTGATTCAGAACTGTTTGGTTAGGTAATTGCCGTTTCACACCTATGGCTAACTGATAGTTGCAAATATAGTCTGACAAAATTTAAAAGAACAAATTACTGAAATAGTATTTGATCTAGTTGAGTCCTACGGAAAAATGGCTGCAGCCTCTAGCTATATATGCCAAGCATGCTTCCGTTCAATATTATCTATGCTTAAAATCCTATGTATGCTTAACTTGGCAGCATGGTGAATTTGCATTTTTCATTCCCTGTTTTGTTTTTGAACTAAGGCTGCAATTTCAATTTACTGGTTAGTCAGTGATAATGTCATGCCGCGTTGTGTCTGTGGCCAGCCATAACTTCACAGTGCCGAGCCAGACATGTGTGACAGTGTTGGATACTGAAATTCAAAGAAAGAAGATATTTGCAATTTGATTGCAACAAATCGAAAGAGAAACAGATTATCTACGAAGATGGAGGGTTGAAGACTTGGAGCACACTGTTTGTACCTGTCGGTTCAGGCATCTGGAATACTGATGCAGCACATATTAGCGTGATTGAGTTGGTGAGTCAGCGGCCTGGGAAGGGAGGAGCAGCATCAATGCGTAGCTCATAGTTATGCACATCCACTCGCTGTACCGGCGCATGTATTCATGTACAAATAAACGTGGAGAGGCAAGATGCTAACCATCCATGGGCTTCACGCTGGCCGGAGGTCGACGGTTGGCGGCGAGTCTGGGTCAGATCGACGGCAAGGTAGCCAAATGTTGCAGCGCAGTTGAGGAAAGCGTGGTGGAGGTTGAGCCCACGCCTGTACCGCCGCCGGGGTCGCAGGGGCCGCTGCCCGTGACGGGATGGCCGGGACTGGAGCGGCCTGGTTCCGTGCTCGCACCGGGAATGCACGAGCCATTGGggctccgcccgcgccgggATGGCTGGGACTAGAGCGGGCGGTTCGCCGCGCTCGCACCCTGCTTGCACCGGGGGTCGCCGGGGTCGCTGGACTGTCATCCGCGCCGGGATGGCCGGGAACacgcccgcggcggcgacgcccgcGCTAGGGGAGGGCTGCGAGTGTCGCACGCGAACGGGTTCGCGAGGATTCGCGACCCTTCACTGCTCAACGGGTGAGACATCCGCTACGACCAGATCGGACGGTCCATATCATATTTTGGCTGGATCTGATGGTTATTGGGTtagcgggcgacgtggccctATTGGGCGCCCGCGGTTTGATCCAAGAATCGTATATAGAGATTCCCTAGGCTTATACATGGAAACATCGATGCAGTGTCTCTTCCCTCCATTTCGGATTGGATGTTTGACAGCAGTAAGCTGGGACAGCCACgtttgctgctgctgaggaTGTTTTCATGCATCGAACCTGCAACTGCAACATCTAGAGGCGTCTTACCGTCTAACAATCGGACGTTCCTCACCTCAAGGGCAGTAGTCTGCTGCCTGAAGGTGCCATCGGCTTTTGCAGCAGGCCGCGGACGCGGTCAGCGTTGCATCGTTGAGGCCCTCCCAGCTCCAAGTccaagcggccggcggcgctggatGGACCCAGATCCCGAGGCGCTGGAACACCTCGACGCGGCGGAGCtgcgggcggaggaggtgcgCGGGACGGGGTCGGGCGGTGTCGTCccgggtggccggcggcgctggccgcgggcACGACGGCGCGGGAAGAtgtcggcggccgccgcggagctcgatgCGACAAAGTGGAGGCGCACGTTCAAGAGCGgaggcgtcgccggcggccgcagaTATGACATCAGCGGAGGTTCCTGCGGTgtcgcggcgccggcgacgccaagcgcgacggcgcggcgagcaCGAGAGCGCGCGCCAGGAGGGTCgcgacggcgcggcgagcaCGAGAGCGCGCGCCAGGAGGGTCGGGGTGGGACGGTACCGTCTCCCCCGGACGGTATTCCATCTACCGTCCAGGCCTGGAGCATTTCAAGCCGTTGGATCGGGAAGCTGCGGTCAGGATTGGGTTGAGGAGGTGAAGTGGCAGTGTTGTTGGGCCAATCGAACTCAGCCCACCGTTTGTTATCGAAGCCCATTATCACTCGAATGGAGGCCCATTGTTTGCCGCCATGGACGGCCggagccgcgcgcgccgccgcgccggggagGCCGCACGCCGCCGTGGCGTTGTAGCTGTAGCTTCCGCGCTCCCCGCAGCACGCCGCCAGCGCCGAGCTGCCGTCGAACCCTGCGCCACGCATAACGTTCCAGCAGGCAAAGTAGAGGCCGATCGAGGACGGGCATGCAGTAGTCGCCGAGGCGAAGACGATCTTGGCGTGCGGGTGCTTGTTCTGGAGCTCATCGATCTTGATCTGGACGTACTTCTGGAGAAGATCGCTGTGGCAAAGTGGCAGCGCCAAGCACCCGCGCTGGTTGATGGGGATGCAGCCCGTTGATCGGCATGTTGCCAGCAGGCACGACGTAGGGGATCAGAGCCTCTGCTTGCAGCAACGCATGGAAAAAGTATAAGCGGCTGTCAGCAAGAAGTGCAGGTCAGATCGAGAAGGCGGCATGCAACCGGGCCGATGGTAATCAGGAGCGTCTAGACATAAATGTAAAATGTGTGGTGCACGAGGGAAGAGAAGGCCAGGTCGAGAGCCATTAATTCCAATCCAATCCTCAATCGAGCTCCACTGAGGAACAGATGAGATGTGGTGGTGCAGGTGGGAAGAAGGTCAGGTCGAGAGCCGTGTGGAGGCACGCGTTCAAGGGCGGAGGCGTTGACAGCGGCCACAGAGCTGACATTAGGGGAGGGTCCTGTGACTTTGCGGGGCGCCGACCGCCGAGCGCGAGGGCGCGCCAGGAGGGACGGCCggacggggtggacggtattttgAAGGCAAAAGTCTATTTTATCTTCTCCAACTATCACCAAAATTTGGTTTTCCTTctacaactataaaaccgggtatttcacctccctcaacttttcaaaccgtccattttacctccctcgagcggtttt contains:
- the LOC120709411 gene encoding polyadenylate-binding protein-interacting protein 9-like, encoding MRGAGFDGSSALAACCGERGSYSYNATAACGLPGAAARAAPAVHGGKQWASIRVIMGFDNKRWAEFDWPNNTATSPPQPNPDRSFPIQRLEMLQAWTVDGIPSGGDADGTFRQQTTALERWNGYINQGRRRANDRVRRTEREDSIRRTVYVSELDHAVTEERLADIFATCLPVVDCRICGDPHSVLRFAFIEFSDEEGARTALNLGGTIFGFYPVRVLPSKTAILPVNPKFLPRTEDEKEMVMRTVYCTNIDKMVTQLDVKNFFEGLCGEVSRLRLLGDNVHSTRIAFVEFVHAEGAIMALNCSRMILGTLPVRVSPSKTPVKPRVNRVGSN